In one window of Chryseobacterium phocaeense DNA:
- a CDS encoding FEKKY domain-containing protein, producing the protein MYKKLIAFNVLIILLVTIVYIGESYFLNYPMQFDLWYLIRESQIQYLPAVFAVTALASFLISSLDFKKLNFKSKFLSVFPIVNLLAVAFFVYIAADGYIKNKKELTKLENDYIREAEKDIKNDLIVHRYGGFVLPAYDEKTARLIDSIYRKYGTTSKNTGCTVDRIDLKAQEKYNELTDVYLEKRNGKGWEERMEKEIEEVKKISGK; encoded by the coding sequence ATGTACAAAAAACTTATTGCTTTCAATGTCTTGATCATATTGCTTGTAACCATAGTGTATATCGGGGAATCTTATTTTCTCAATTATCCTATGCAGTTTGACCTATGGTATCTGATCAGGGAGTCTCAGATCCAATACCTTCCGGCAGTTTTTGCGGTGACTGCACTGGCTTCCTTCCTGATCAGCAGTCTGGACTTTAAAAAACTGAACTTTAAAAGTAAATTTTTAAGTGTATTTCCCATTGTTAATTTACTGGCTGTGGCATTTTTCGTGTATATAGCTGCAGATGGATATATCAAAAACAAAAAAGAACTGACGAAGCTGGAAAATGATTATATCAGGGAAGCTGAAAAGGATATTAAAAATGATCTGATTGTTCACAGATACGGAGGTTTCGTCCTACCTGCCTATGATGAAAAAACAGCAAGACTCATTGACAGCATTTACAGAAAGTATGGAACTACTTCAAAGAATACGGGTTGTACTGTTGATCGTATAGACCTTAAAGCTCAGGAAAAATACAACGAGCTCACTGATGTCTATCTGGAAAAAAGGAATGGAAAAGGATGGGAGGAAAGAATGGAAAAGGAAATTGAGGAAGTGAAGAAAATATCCGGAAAATAA
- a CDS encoding MgtC/SapB family protein: MEFLQDHYAVQNELLLILISVLLGLLIGAEREYRNKSAGLRTFILVCFGSCLFTILSIKIGVENPDRLAANIITGIGFLGAGVIFKGDNKIDGITTATTIWATASIGMAVGSGYVYLSLLGTALVLLILSALIYLQGFIDGSHKIIEYKIVVSTSEDIKHCEKIFKDHHLKSFMLKLQYTQESISVTWRLTGKHSRHDEVVKSLIDDPKIKAYQF, encoded by the coding sequence ATGGAATTTCTTCAGGATCATTATGCGGTTCAGAATGAGCTGCTGCTCATACTTATCTCTGTCCTTCTCGGGCTGCTGATCGGTGCTGAGCGCGAATACCGGAACAAATCAGCGGGATTGCGAACCTTTATCCTGGTGTGTTTCGGATCCTGCCTCTTTACAATTCTTTCCATTAAAATAGGAGTAGAAAACCCGGACCGTCTGGCAGCCAATATCATCACCGGAATAGGTTTCCTGGGGGCAGGGGTAATTTTTAAAGGGGATAATAAGATAGACGGAATCACTACAGCAACTACCATCTGGGCGACTGCTTCAATAGGGATGGCGGTAGGCTCCGGATATGTTTATCTTTCCCTTCTGGGAACGGCACTGGTACTCCTGATTCTGAGTGCACTCATCTATCTTCAGGGGTTTATAGACGGCAGCCATAAAATCATAGAATATAAAATAGTCGTAAGCACATCAGAGGATATCAAACACTGTGAAAAAATATTTAAGGATCATCACCTGAAATCCTTTATGCTGAAACTGCAATATACACAGGAAAGCATCTCTGTAACCTGGAGACTGACAGGAAAGCATTCCAGGCATGATGAGGTGGTGAAAAGCCTTATTGACGATCCGAAAATTAAAGCGTATCAGTTTTAG
- a CDS encoding protein phosphatase 2C domain-containing protein: MNIYSTLQMGDYHTHHCEDDLIIKKIGSDKIICAVMDGCSTAMDSHFASTLTGKILRKTAIEKGYQELYEKSCPKDLEEELKEIVENLFNELVSTKNRLMLDEKELLTTVTILLYNIKNDKGIILSVGDGVINVNGKITEFDRDNKPDYMAYHLHENYDTWYARQNQKVFFDKLKDVSIATDGILTFSPIKITDHDEKIDPVKYLITDSSQDETEEMLNKKLKKLEHHYGLKPTDDLALIRLIRKI; the protein is encoded by the coding sequence ATGAATATTTATTCTACTCTTCAAATGGGAGATTATCATACCCATCACTGTGAAGATGATTTAATCATAAAAAAAATTGGATCCGATAAGATCATATGTGCTGTGATGGACGGTTGCTCAACAGCCATGGATAGTCATTTTGCCTCAACCCTTACAGGGAAAATCCTGCGAAAAACTGCAATTGAAAAAGGTTATCAGGAGCTTTATGAAAAGTCCTGTCCAAAAGATTTGGAAGAAGAACTGAAAGAAATTGTTGAAAATCTATTCAATGAGCTGGTATCAACCAAAAACAGGCTTATGCTTGATGAAAAAGAACTTTTAACAACAGTAACCATTCTTCTATATAATATTAAGAATGATAAGGGTATTATTCTGTCAGTTGGTGATGGCGTAATTAATGTTAATGGAAAAATAACAGAATTCGACAGAGATAATAAACCTGATTATATGGCTTATCATCTTCATGAAAATTATGACACCTGGTATGCCCGCCAGAATCAGAAAGTATTCTTTGATAAACTGAAGGATGTTTCTATCGCTACCGATGGTATTCTGACTTTTTCTCCAATCAAAATAACGGATCATGACGAAAAAATTGATCCAGTTAAATATTTGATAACCGATTCCTCACAGGACGAAACAGAAGAAATGCTGAATAAAAAGCTAAAAAAACTGGAACATCATTATGGTCTAAAACCAACAGATGATCTTGCTTTGATCAGGTTAATACGAAAAATATAA
- a CDS encoding immunity 22 family protein, translated as MEKEISHFWLGYFKNEEDFYDFVEEDERYYTEEENEDLYVSKFAESQHIQWFDYDFAEYGFEEESLGIYEKFTDYSYADQWLPAVERKINELGLETPVNAIIFTSRHVIPKPVSVNDEEYALYYIGEIEYNI; from the coding sequence ATGGAGAAAGAGATTTCACACTTTTGGCTGGGATATTTTAAAAATGAGGAAGATTTTTATGATTTTGTGGAAGAGGATGAAAGGTATTATACGGAAGAAGAAAATGAAGACCTGTATGTTTCAAAATTCGCAGAATCACAACACATACAGTGGTTTGATTACGATTTTGCAGAGTATGGTTTTGAAGAGGAAAGTTTAGGCATCTATGAAAAATTTACAGATTATTCCTATGCAGACCAATGGCTTCCGGCTGTTGAACGAAAGATCAATGAGCTGGGTCTGGAAACTCCGGTGAATGCCATTATTTTCACCAGCAGGCATGTGATTCCCAAGCCGGTTTCTGTGAACGATGAGGAATATGCTTTATACTATATCGGCGAGATAGAATATAATATCTAG
- the polA gene encoding DNA polymerase I, giving the protein MDATQDKRLFLIDAYAMIFRGYYALIRNPRLTSTGLDTSAIFGFTNSLIELIRREKPTHLAVVFDVGQASVRTDDYSDYKANRSETPEAIKIAVPYIHRILEAMHIPILGVEGYEADDVIGTIACKAEKEGYTTFMVTPDKDFAQLVTDKIKIYKPGLKGGDIEILGVEEVKAKYEIEDPKQVIDFLAMMGDAVDNIPGLDGVGEKTAMKFLKEFGSIENLLANTDKLKGKLKEKVEASAERGILSKKLATIICDAPVEFHQEQYDLDTPDFEKVKEVFDEIEFRRLYENLYRAFASAPVETVVVSQVEIKETPAGTEVKGQVMQLDLFANFEELEQATSTKSNIEHNDHLYQFVDNPKAQKVLVNNLLKQRAVCFDTETTSLNELEAELVGMSFSYKKGLAYYIPLSEDKGEVLQTLEIFRPFFEKEDLLKIAHNLKFDYKILQQYDITVKGAMFDTMIAHYLLNPDGRHGMDYLSEVYLNYKPVSIETIIGKKGKKQGTFRDADLRTQTDYAAEDADVTFQLYELFAPQLKKENLEDLFFKIEMPLMEVLAKMELSGISLDEKWLAQESIDLENDLRQLETKIFELSGEEFNMNSPKQLGEILFEKMQLDPKAKKTKTGQYATSEDVLQKLSSKHEIIKHILEYRTYQKLKSTYVDALPSQIDKQDKRVHTNFSQTTAATGRLASVNPNLQNIPIRTVRGQQIRGAFVSGEGKKIISADYSQIELRLIAEISGEGNMIQAFQDGEDIHASTAAKLFKIPLEEVSKTQRSQAKTVNFGIIYGQGAFALAEQTGLSRTEAKQMIEAYFETYPKLKEYMAEQVSKARQVGYVETILGRKRHLKDINSNNFVVRGHAERNAVNAPVQGSAADVVKLAMIKIDQELTAQQLQTRMLLQVHDELIFESPAEEIEAASKLIKTEMESALETKVPLLVEVGVGNNWLEAH; this is encoded by the coding sequence ATGGACGCAACACAAGATAAAAGACTCTTTCTCATTGATGCCTATGCAATGATATTCAGAGGATATTACGCACTGATCAGGAATCCGAGATTAACCAGCACAGGCCTGGATACTTCAGCTATCTTTGGTTTTACGAACTCTTTGATCGAGCTGATCAGAAGAGAAAAGCCAACTCATTTGGCCGTTGTTTTTGATGTAGGACAGGCAAGTGTAAGAACTGACGATTATTCGGACTACAAAGCCAACAGAAGCGAGACTCCTGAAGCAATAAAAATTGCGGTTCCATATATTCACAGGATTCTGGAGGCGATGCATATTCCGATTTTGGGAGTGGAAGGGTATGAAGCGGATGATGTGATAGGAACCATCGCGTGTAAAGCGGAAAAAGAAGGCTATACCACTTTTATGGTGACTCCGGATAAAGATTTTGCCCAGCTGGTTACCGATAAAATTAAAATTTATAAGCCCGGCTTAAAAGGTGGCGATATTGAAATTTTGGGCGTTGAGGAAGTAAAAGCAAAATATGAAATTGAAGATCCGAAACAGGTCATTGATTTCCTTGCCATGATGGGGGATGCTGTGGATAATATTCCCGGCCTGGATGGAGTAGGTGAGAAAACAGCTATGAAATTCCTCAAGGAATTCGGGAGTATAGAAAACCTGCTGGCCAATACCGATAAGCTGAAGGGAAAACTGAAAGAAAAAGTAGAAGCTTCTGCAGAGCGCGGGATATTGTCTAAAAAATTAGCCACTATCATTTGTGATGCCCCTGTAGAATTCCATCAGGAACAGTATGATCTGGATACTCCGGATTTTGAAAAAGTAAAAGAAGTTTTTGATGAAATTGAATTCAGGAGACTTTATGAAAACCTGTACCGGGCCTTCGCTTCTGCACCTGTAGAGACCGTGGTGGTAAGTCAGGTGGAAATAAAGGAGACTCCGGCAGGTACAGAGGTGAAAGGCCAGGTAATGCAGCTTGATCTCTTCGCAAATTTTGAAGAACTGGAACAGGCGACTTCCACCAAATCCAATATCGAGCACAACGATCATCTTTATCAGTTTGTGGACAATCCGAAAGCACAGAAGGTGCTGGTCAATAATCTGTTAAAACAAAGAGCCGTTTGCTTTGATACCGAAACCACTTCATTAAACGAACTGGAAGCAGAACTTGTAGGAATGAGCTTTTCCTATAAAAAAGGCCTTGCCTATTATATTCCTTTATCCGAAGATAAGGGTGAAGTGTTGCAGACACTTGAAATCTTCAGACCGTTCTTTGAAAAAGAAGACCTTCTGAAAATAGCGCACAACCTGAAATTCGATTATAAAATATTACAACAGTATGATATTACGGTAAAAGGTGCCATGTTTGACACCATGATTGCCCATTATCTGCTGAATCCGGACGGAAGACACGGAATGGATTATCTTTCCGAAGTATACCTGAATTACAAACCCGTTTCCATTGAAACCATTATCGGGAAAAAAGGAAAAAAACAGGGCACGTTCAGAGATGCGGACCTGAGAACACAGACCGATTATGCGGCAGAAGATGCAGATGTAACTTTCCAGTTGTACGAGCTGTTTGCACCACAGCTGAAAAAGGAGAACCTTGAAGATCTTTTCTTTAAAATAGAAATGCCATTGATGGAAGTTCTTGCCAAAATGGAGCTTTCGGGAATTTCTTTAGATGAAAAATGGCTGGCACAGGAGAGTATAGATCTTGAAAATGATCTGAGACAGCTGGAAACCAAAATTTTTGAACTTTCCGGGGAAGAATTCAATATGAATTCGCCAAAACAGCTTGGGGAAATCCTGTTCGAGAAAATGCAGCTGGATCCTAAAGCCAAGAAAACAAAAACAGGACAGTATGCCACTTCTGAAGATGTTTTGCAGAAGCTTTCCTCAAAACATGAAATCATCAAGCATATCCTGGAATACAGAACCTATCAGAAATTAAAATCAACCTATGTAGATGCCCTGCCATCGCAGATTGATAAGCAGGACAAGAGGGTACATACCAATTTCTCCCAGACTACGGCTGCAACCGGCCGACTGGCGAGCGTAAATCCAAACCTTCAGAACATCCCGATCAGAACCGTCCGCGGACAGCAGATTCGGGGTGCCTTTGTGTCCGGAGAAGGAAAAAAAATCATCTCTGCCGACTACTCACAGATCGAACTTCGACTGATCGCCGAGATTTCGGGAGAAGGAAATATGATCCAGGCTTTCCAGGATGGCGAAGATATTCATGCTTCTACGGCGGCAAAACTCTTTAAAATTCCTCTGGAAGAAGTTTCCAAAACCCAGAGAAGCCAGGCTAAAACCGTGAATTTTGGAATTATATACGGACAGGGAGCTTTTGCGTTGGCAGAGCAGACCGGACTTTCCAGAACGGAAGCGAAGCAGATGATCGAAGCCTATTTTGAAACCTATCCGAAATTAAAGGAATATATGGCGGAACAGGTGAGTAAAGCCCGTCAGGTGGGGTATGTGGAAACTATTCTAGGAAGAAAACGTCATTTGAAGGATATTAATTCCAATAATTTTGTGGTAAGAGGCCATGCGGAAAGAAATGCCGTAAACGCCCCGGTTCAGGGAAGTGCGGCGGATGTCGTAAAACTGGCCATGATCAAAATTGACCAGGAACTTACAGCACAGCAGCTGCAGACCAGAATGCTTCTTCAGGTGCATGACGAACTTATATTTGAATCTCCGGCAGAAGAGATTGAAGCCGCATCAAAACTGATCAAAACCGAAATGGAAAGCGCTTTGGAAACAAAGGTTCCGTTGCTGGTAGAAGTAGGAGTGGGGAATAACTGGCTGGAAGCGCATTAA
- a CDS encoding copper resistance protein NlpE — MMNSKLFILGIASAVFLTSCNQKEKTTETTAGTTDSATVQATPSDSITKATPTAAGDTSENSLDWPGTYEAVVPCADCPGIKTSLTLNNNKTFTITEEYIDRNSKSEDKGTFEWDAAGSIITLKGKTASYKYKVGENKLFQLDMDGKEITGPNKDLYIFKKK; from the coding sequence ATGATGAATAGCAAATTGTTCATTTTGGGAATTGCTTCTGCAGTATTCCTAACCTCGTGTAATCAAAAAGAAAAAACCACTGAAACTACTGCCGGCACAACAGACTCTGCGACAGTGCAAGCCACACCTTCTGACAGTATTACGAAAGCAACTCCAACTGCGGCCGGTGATACTTCGGAAAATTCTCTGGACTGGCCCGGAACGTACGAAGCGGTAGTCCCTTGTGCTGACTGTCCGGGAATTAAGACTTCCCTTACGCTTAACAATAACAAAACATTCACTATTACGGAGGAGTATATCGACCGGAATTCTAAAAGTGAAGATAAAGGAACATTTGAATGGGATGCTGCCGGAAGCATAATTACGTTAAAAGGAAAAACAGCCAGCTACAAATATAAAGTAGGCGAAAATAAGCTTTTCCAGCTGGATATGGACGGTAAGGAAATTACCGGACCTAATAAGGATTTATATATTTTCAAGAAAAAATAA
- a CDS encoding YdeI/OmpD-associated family protein: MTPIFFATKEEFRKWLEENHTREKEILVGFYKKSTGKPSMNWSESVDQALCFGWIDGVRRSLDAESFSNRFTPRKPNSNWSLINIKKVEELIKAGLMTPAGQKAFEARKEDKTGIYSHEAEHIILDPLYEQQFKTYKNAWEFFEKQAPSYKRTIIHWLMSAKQEKTRLSRLEKVIHESGQLKRLQ, encoded by the coding sequence ATGACCCCAATATTTTTTGCCACCAAGGAAGAATTCAGAAAGTGGTTGGAAGAAAACCATACCCGGGAAAAAGAAATTCTGGTGGGCTTCTATAAAAAAAGCACCGGGAAACCTTCGATGAACTGGTCCGAATCTGTGGATCAGGCCCTGTGCTTCGGATGGATAGATGGTGTCCGGAGGTCTTTGGATGCCGAAAGCTTTTCCAACCGTTTTACCCCAAGAAAGCCGAACAGTAATTGGAGCCTGATCAACATTAAAAAAGTTGAAGAACTTATCAAAGCCGGGCTGATGACCCCTGCAGGGCAAAAAGCATTTGAAGCAAGAAAAGAGGATAAAACAGGAATCTATTCTCATGAAGCAGAGCATATTATTCTTGATCCTTTATATGAACAACAGTTTAAAACTTATAAAAACGCCTGGGAATTTTTTGAAAAACAGGCTCCTTCTTACAAAAGGACGATCATTCACTGGCTGATGAGTGCCAAACAGGAAAAAACAAGACTTTCAAGACTTGAAAAAGTGATTCATGAAAGTGGGCAATTAAAAAGATTACAATAA